In Gemmatimonadaceae bacterium, the following are encoded in one genomic region:
- a CDS encoding 1-acyl-sn-glycerol-3-phosphate acyltransferase codes for MKPGTSVLLVALVVALGVAALTLRPVTRAANRMAARSRLKYRGRLDRFKLRSRAHVRGLLLADPVIAAAVDEHVAATGKAAASAWRMVDGYVREIVPFFSIIAYYEVGFRLSRILLGMFYKVTVEYEDRPAIRHLRKDALVVYLMNHRSNADYVLVGFALSGQVAISYAVGEWARAFPLEQIFKAFGGYFVRRRHRERLYHTVLERYVQLITREGVTQGIFLEGGLTRDGRLRPPKIGLLDYVLGIGHDPAYHDRIHVIPVAINYDRVLEDRSLLRELDAGSGGRPASRWAQLREVGSYVVWNAGRVLTRRWKRYGRAAVTIGTPVPLAPWYANQPDLFTIPRADRLARVAELTDRIMTRIGALIPVTPVPLACAAIQSLGGELIARDRLLARIADLRDELVELNARVVRADRDAAETLDLAMRMLVMRHVVLPQGDSILVLPRGRELVSYYANSIAHLLGPWEAAVRQRDALPMDLLTV; via the coding sequence ATGAAGCCCGGCACCTCCGTCCTGCTGGTGGCCCTGGTGGTGGCACTGGGTGTCGCGGCGCTCACCCTGCGCCCGGTCACCCGCGCCGCCAACCGGATGGCCGCGCGCTCACGGCTGAAATACCGCGGGCGCCTGGACCGCTTCAAGCTGCGCAGCCGCGCGCATGTGCGCGGCCTGCTGCTGGCCGATCCCGTGATCGCGGCGGCGGTGGACGAGCACGTCGCCGCCACCGGCAAGGCGGCCGCCAGCGCGTGGCGGATGGTGGACGGCTACGTGCGCGAGATCGTGCCGTTCTTCAGCATCATCGCCTATTACGAAGTGGGATTCCGGCTCTCGCGCATACTGCTCGGCATGTTCTACAAGGTCACCGTCGAGTACGAGGACCGACCCGCCATCCGGCACCTGCGGAAGGATGCACTGGTGGTGTACCTGATGAACCACCGGTCCAACGCCGACTACGTGCTGGTGGGCTTCGCGCTCTCCGGCCAGGTGGCCATCTCGTACGCGGTGGGCGAATGGGCGCGTGCCTTCCCGCTGGAGCAGATCTTCAAGGCGTTCGGCGGCTACTTCGTGCGGCGCCGGCACCGTGAGCGGCTTTACCACACGGTGCTCGAGCGCTACGTCCAGCTCATCACGCGCGAGGGCGTCACGCAGGGGATCTTCCTCGAGGGCGGCCTCACGCGCGACGGCCGCCTGCGCCCACCCAAGATCGGCCTCCTCGACTACGTGCTCGGCATCGGGCACGATCCCGCCTACCACGACCGCATCCACGTGATCCCCGTCGCGATCAACTACGACCGCGTGCTCGAGGACCGGTCCCTGCTGCGCGAACTCGACGCCGGAAGCGGTGGCAGGCCCGCGAGCCGCTGGGCGCAGCTGCGCGAGGTCGGCAGCTACGTCGTCTGGAATGCCGGCCGCGTGCTCACCCGCCGCTGGAAGCGGTACGGACGGGCCGCCGTCACCATCGGCACCCCCGTGCCGCTCGCCCCCTGGTACGCCAACCAGCCGGACCTCTTCACCATCCCGCGCGCCGATCGCCTCGCCCGCGTGGCCGAGCTCACCGACCGCATCATGACGCGCATCGGTGCCCTGATCCCGGTGACGCCGGTGCCGCTGGCCTGCGCCGCGATCCAGAGCCTCGGCGGCGAACTGATCGCGCGGGATCGCCTGCTGGCCCGGATCGCGGACCTGCGCGACGAGCTGGTGGAACTCAACGCGCGGGTCGTGCGTGCCGACCGCGATGCCGCCGAGACCCTCGACCTCGCGATGCGCATGCTCGTGATGCGGCACGTGGTGCTGCCCCAGGGCGACAGCATCCTGGTGCTGCCGCGAGGCCGCGAACTGGTGAGCTACTACGCCAACAGCATCGCGCACCTGCTCGGCCCCTGGGAGGCGGCAGTGCGGCAACGCGACGCCCTCCCGATGGACCTGCTCACCGTCTGA
- a CDS encoding sigma-70 family RNA polymerase sigma factor, with product MSRRPATLSPETPDVPPPERGDDGAERALVAAAQQGDDAAFGALYRSHAPRIFALLIRLAGDEALASDLLQETFLQAWRGLPHWRAESALGTWLHRIAVNAHLGALRARRRREAHETVEAEMEKLAGIAAPLRDPAGAIDIERAITALPPRMRTAFVLRDVEGYSYDEIALVTDTAPGTIRAQVSRARFLLGRELER from the coding sequence GTGTCCCGCCGCCCGGCAACGCTCAGCCCGGAAACGCCCGACGTGCCGCCACCCGAGCGGGGCGACGACGGTGCAGAACGCGCACTCGTCGCTGCGGCGCAGCAGGGAGACGATGCGGCGTTCGGCGCCCTGTACCGTAGCCACGCGCCGCGCATCTTCGCGCTGCTGATCCGCCTGGCGGGTGACGAGGCGCTGGCATCCGACCTGCTGCAGGAGACCTTCCTGCAGGCATGGCGCGGGCTGCCGCACTGGCGCGCCGAGAGTGCCCTTGGCACCTGGCTGCACCGCATCGCCGTGAATGCCCACCTCGGCGCGCTGCGGGCGCGTCGCCGTCGCGAGGCACACGAGACGGTGGAGGCCGAGATGGAGAAGCTGGCCGGCATTGCCGCGCCGCTGCGCGATCCCGCCGGTGCCATCGACATCGAGCGCGCCATCACCGCCCTGCCGCCGCGCATGCGCACCGCCTTCGTGCTGCGTGACGTCGAAGGCTACTCGTACGACGAGATCGCACTGGTGACCGACACCGCGCCGGGGACCATCCGCGCGCAGGTGTCACGCGCGCGCTTCCTGCTGGGTCGCGAGCTCGAACGATGA
- a CDS encoding ketoacyl-ACP synthase III, which translates to MTYAAITGWGKCMPPAVLTNGDLSTFLDTSDEWIASRTGMRERRISHVSATEMSVVAVQHALACAGITAADVDMIIYGSCSHDESVPNTASAVQLGIGAPRAAAVDINTACTSFCYGLAMATGMIRSGMMKTVVVIGVELITRFMDWDNRGVAVLFGDGCAAVVLQASDHEEGVIGSVLGCDAEARETLRVRGLGCSYSNQDVQLGDTIWDFDGQAIFKRAVNAMADASAQVLRECGLTPDDVDLVVPHQANLRIIESVAKYSGVPMERVMVNVQKYGNMSAATVPVALVEALEEGRIRPGANLLMPAFGGGLTYCSLLVRWGTRVTPIGVSNAALPPCPHTGLELVNAIRARHDSHGKSLAGLLAPVFLDTAPTA; encoded by the coding sequence ATGACCTACGCCGCCATCACCGGATGGGGGAAGTGCATGCCACCCGCGGTCCTCACCAACGGCGACCTGTCGACGTTCCTCGACACGTCGGACGAGTGGATCGCGTCCCGCACCGGCATGCGCGAGCGGCGGATCTCGCACGTCAGCGCGACCGAGATGAGCGTGGTGGCGGTGCAGCACGCGCTGGCCTGCGCCGGCATCACGGCCGCCGATGTCGACATGATCATCTACGGCAGCTGCAGCCACGACGAGTCCGTGCCCAACACCGCCTCCGCCGTGCAGCTCGGCATCGGCGCACCCCGGGCCGCGGCCGTGGACATCAACACCGCCTGCACCAGCTTCTGCTACGGCCTCGCGATGGCCACCGGCATGATCCGCAGCGGCATGATGAAGACCGTCGTGGTCATCGGCGTGGAACTCATCACCCGCTTCATGGACTGGGACAACCGTGGCGTGGCCGTGCTCTTCGGCGACGGGTGCGCCGCCGTGGTGCTGCAGGCCAGCGACCACGAGGAAGGGGTGATCGGCAGCGTGCTGGGCTGCGACGCCGAGGCGCGTGAGACGCTGCGGGTCCGCGGGCTCGGCTGCAGCTACTCCAACCAGGACGTGCAGCTCGGCGACACGATCTGGGACTTCGACGGCCAGGCGATCTTCAAGCGGGCCGTGAATGCGATGGCCGATGCGTCGGCACAGGTGCTGCGCGAGTGCGGGTTGACGCCCGATGACGTGGACCTCGTGGTGCCGCACCAGGCGAACCTGCGGATCATCGAGTCGGTGGCGAAGTACAGCGGCGTGCCGATGGAACGGGTGATGGTGAACGTGCAGAAGTACGGCAACATGAGCGCGGCCACGGTGCCGGTGGCGCTGGTGGAGGCGCTGGAGGAGGGGCGGATCCGGCCCGGAGCGAACCTGCTCATGCCCGCCTTCGGCGGCGGGCTGACCTACTGCTCGCTGCTGGTGCGCTGGGGCACACGGGTGACACCGATCGGTGTGTCGAACGCGGCCCTGCCCCCCTGCCCGCACACGGGGCTCGAGCTGGTGAACGCCATTCGCGCGCGCCACGACTCACACGGCAAGTCGCTGGCGGGACTTCTCGCACCGGTCTTCCTCGACACGGCGCCGACGGCCTGA
- a CDS encoding fused MFS/spermidine synthase, which translates to MLVLYAITLFVAGALLFLVQPMFAKMVLPLFGGAPAVWNTAMVFYQVLLLAGYLYAYGVRRWLSARQQVLLHLALLAVPLVALPIGARVSLVPPSGASPVPWLLAMLFAGVGAPFFVVSITSPLLQAWFARTDHPAAAHPYQLYAASNAGSMLALLAYPLLLEPRLGLRQQSGLWSWGYATFAVLAGACALTLLRGRAVVRGDVLAGAVSAGEGGGSATRITSVLRSRWVLLAFVPSSLMLSVTTYMSTNIAPLPLLWVVPLALYLLTFILAFSRQSLLPAATVRGWVPLLVLPLLATVLADMTEPIRLLIALHLVAFAVVAMACHATLADELPAVESLTEFYLWLSVGGALGGVLNALVAPLLFSSLTEYPLVLALAAFLLAGGDDAPEEGILARTRSALAHPTRAVVNDVALPALLVVLVIALDPLVKWMDLGRPAITRLLVLLIPTLLCYLFTERPARLAIAMLGLTSASVIFDRDRHLLVAERSFFGISRVMSTGDAKYHQLVNGSIAHGLQSRVPSRRREPLSYYTERGPIGQLIRDRQAAGRLHRVASVGLGAGSLACFRRPGEEWTFYELDATILRIARDTSLFTFLHDCAPEARVVLGDARLSLREAPDAGYDLIILDAYSADAIPVHLMTREALALYRRKLAPGGVVAMHLSNLFFELGPVAEALARDARMASLWREDVRLSALDLAWGKSASQWIVLGSPATALGGLARDTAWKHLDIPADAPVWTDDFSSTLRALRRR; encoded by the coding sequence GTGCTCGTCCTGTACGCGATCACGCTGTTCGTCGCCGGTGCGCTGCTGTTCCTCGTCCAGCCGATGTTCGCGAAGATGGTGCTGCCGCTCTTCGGCGGCGCGCCGGCCGTCTGGAACACCGCGATGGTGTTCTACCAGGTGCTGCTGCTGGCCGGCTACCTCTACGCCTACGGGGTGCGCCGGTGGCTGTCGGCGCGGCAGCAGGTGCTGCTGCACCTCGCGCTGCTGGCCGTGCCGCTGGTGGCGCTGCCGATCGGTGCGCGGGTGTCGCTGGTGCCGCCGTCCGGCGCCAGCCCGGTGCCCTGGCTGCTCGCGATGCTGTTCGCCGGGGTCGGCGCGCCGTTCTTCGTCGTGTCCATCACCAGCCCGTTGCTGCAGGCGTGGTTCGCGCGGACCGACCACCCGGCCGCCGCGCATCCGTACCAGCTCTATGCGGCCAGCAATGCCGGCAGCATGCTCGCGCTGCTGGCGTACCCGCTGCTGCTCGAGCCGCGGCTGGGGCTCCGCCAGCAGAGCGGGCTCTGGTCGTGGGGGTATGCCACCTTCGCCGTGCTGGCGGGCGCGTGCGCGCTGACGCTGCTGCGCGGGCGCGCCGTGGTGCGTGGCGACGTGCTGGCGGGTGCCGTGTCGGCAGGGGAGGGCGGCGGTTCCGCCACGCGAATCACGAGCGTGCTGCGCTCCCGCTGGGTGTTGCTGGCCTTCGTGCCATCGAGCCTGATGCTCAGCGTCACCACCTACATGTCCACCAACATCGCCCCGCTGCCGTTGCTCTGGGTGGTGCCGCTGGCGCTCTACCTCCTCACCTTCATCCTCGCGTTCTCGCGGCAGTCGCTGCTGCCGGCGGCCACCGTGCGGGGCTGGGTGCCGCTGCTGGTGTTGCCGCTCCTGGCCACCGTGCTGGCCGACATGACCGAGCCGATCCGGCTGCTGATCGCGCTCCACCTGGTGGCGTTCGCGGTGGTGGCGATGGCCTGCCACGCCACGCTGGCGGATGAACTGCCGGCCGTGGAGTCGCTGACGGAGTTCTACCTCTGGCTGTCGGTGGGCGGTGCGCTTGGGGGCGTGCTCAACGCGCTGGTGGCGCCGCTGCTGTTCTCGTCGCTGACGGAGTACCCGCTGGTGCTGGCACTGGCGGCGTTCCTGCTGGCGGGCGGTGACGACGCACCGGAGGAGGGCATCCTCGCGCGGACGCGGTCCGCCCTGGCGCACCCGACGCGTGCGGTGGTGAACGACGTGGCGCTGCCGGCGCTGCTGGTGGTGCTGGTGATCGCGCTCGATCCGCTCGTGAAGTGGATGGACCTCGGCCGGCCGGCGATCACCCGGCTGCTGGTGCTCCTCATCCCGACACTGCTCTGCTACCTGTTCACGGAGCGGCCGGCGCGGCTGGCGATCGCGATGCTCGGCCTCACCTCGGCCAGCGTCATCTTCGACCGTGACCGCCACCTGCTGGTCGCCGAGCGCAGCTTCTTCGGGATCAGCCGGGTGATGAGCACCGGTGACGCGAAGTACCACCAGCTCGTGAACGGCAGCATCGCCCACGGGTTGCAGAGTCGCGTGCCGTCGCGCCGCCGGGAGCCGCTGTCGTACTACACGGAGCGCGGCCCCATCGGGCAGCTCATCCGCGACCGGCAGGCCGCCGGCCGGCTGCACCGCGTGGCCTCGGTGGGGCTGGGCGCGGGGTCACTGGCCTGCTTCCGTCGCCCCGGCGAGGAGTGGACGTTCTACGAGCTGGACGCAACCATCCTCCGGATCGCGCGTGACACGAGCCTGTTCACGTTCCTGCACGACTGCGCGCCCGAGGCGCGCGTGGTGCTCGGTGATGCGCGCCTGTCGCTGCGCGAGGCGCCGGACGCGGGGTACGACCTGATCATCCTCGATGCCTACAGTGCGGACGCGATCCCGGTGCACCTGATGACGCGCGAGGCGCTGGCGCTCTACCGCCGGAAGCTCGCGCCGGGCGGGGTGGTGGCCATGCACCTGTCGAACCTCTTCTTCGAGCTCGGGCCGGTGGCGGAGGCGCTGGCGCGCGATGCGCGGATGGCGAGCCTGTGGCGCGAGGACGTGCGCCTGAGCGCACTGGACCTGGCCTGGGGCAAGTCGGCGTCGCAGTGGATCGTGCTCGGCAGTCCCGCCACCGCGCTGGGCGGGCTGGCACGCGACACGGCGTGGAAGCACCTCGACATCCCGGCGGATGCGCCGGTGTGGACCGACGACTTCTCCAGCACCCTGCGGGCGCTGCGGCGCCGCTGA
- a CDS encoding S9 family peptidase, which translates to MPTGDAVRSLRIARAGGIESSVPNPATMPTRLTCLLPAIAALVAAEPLTGQPAPQTPRLIPIETLFSAPEAADAALSPDGSAVAYLAPWRGRLNIHLRFLDGPARVRRITADTVRSIAAYWWSADGTRLLYLQDGGGDERYHLFVANPRTTAAARDLTPFPGVEVEVVALPAARPGTAVITLNRRTPTLADAYRVDLTTGALLAVAENPGTFLGYAADDSGRVLVAYSVDSGGRYALHARASERDAWRTVRSYPVEDRIVPLRVAPDGRSVVMLSTAGSDLARVVRADLQAGAEAMLDEDPLRTADAEPPLLTHAGDAVLVAAYDSDTLRLYGRTEAARTMLQLATAQIRGGGLSVAGASADQRRWLLVQSAPDVPTRTWLLDGRTRRVTLLHRYRPSLDRFALARMRPVAFPARDGLPLRGYVTEPAGRGARRVPLVLLVHGGPWARDRHDFQGEVQLLANRGYAVLQVNYRGSTGFGKRFARAARREFAGRMHEDLLDGVRWAVDAGIADSTRVAIMGGSYGGYAALVGLTFTPRTFRCAVDYAGMSNLVTLLESFPPSWQPFLPRNWYPFVGDPRDSASRADLIARSPLFRVDAAVAPLLIFQGANDPRVTPEQSGRIAGALHRRRIPVTYLLAAAEGHDFSEAETALAVNRAAELFLARCLGGRAQPRTIPSIARALRRMRVDLDSLVRHP; encoded by the coding sequence ATGCCGACCGGCGACGCGGTGCGTAGCCTACGCATCGCGCGGGCCGGCGGCATCGAATCGAGCGTCCCCAACCCCGCCACGATGCCCACGCGCCTCACGTGCCTGCTTCCCGCCATCGCCGCACTGGTGGCGGCCGAACCCCTCACCGGACAGCCGGCGCCGCAGACACCGCGACTGATCCCGATCGAGACCCTGTTCAGCGCACCCGAGGCTGCCGACGCGGCCCTCTCGCCGGACGGGAGCGCCGTGGCATATCTCGCGCCGTGGCGCGGCCGCCTCAACATCCACCTGCGGTTCCTCGACGGACCGGCGCGGGTGCGGCGGATCACCGCCGACACCGTGCGCTCCATCGCGGCCTACTGGTGGTCCGCCGACGGCACACGCCTGCTCTACCTCCAGGATGGCGGCGGCGACGAGCGCTATCACCTCTTCGTCGCGAACCCGCGCACGACAGCCGCCGCACGCGACCTCACCCCGTTTCCCGGGGTCGAGGTCGAGGTGGTGGCACTGCCGGCGGCGCGACCCGGCACCGCCGTCATCACGCTGAATCGCCGCACGCCCACGCTGGCCGACGCGTACCGGGTCGACCTGACCACCGGGGCCTTGCTCGCCGTGGCGGAGAACCCCGGCACGTTCCTCGGCTATGCCGCCGATGACTCGGGCCGCGTGCTCGTCGCATACTCGGTGGATTCGGGCGGGCGGTACGCATTGCATGCGCGGGCCAGCGAGCGCGATGCGTGGCGCACCGTGCGCTCGTACCCGGTGGAGGACCGGATCGTGCCGCTGCGCGTGGCGCCCGATGGGCGCTCGGTGGTGATGCTGAGCACCGCGGGCAGTGACCTCGCGCGGGTCGTCCGCGCCGACCTGCAGGCGGGCGCGGAGGCGATGCTCGACGAAGACCCGCTGCGCACCGCGGACGCCGAACCGCCGCTGCTGACGCATGCGGGTGACGCGGTGCTGGTGGCTGCGTACGACAGTGACACCCTGCGCCTCTATGGTCGCACCGAGGCAGCGCGCACGATGCTGCAACTGGCCACCGCGCAGATCCGGGGTGGTGGTCTGTCGGTGGCGGGGGCCAGCGCGGACCAGCGCCGCTGGTTGCTGGTGCAGTCGGCGCCCGACGTGCCCACGCGCACCTGGCTGCTGGACGGACGCACGCGGCGGGTGACGCTGCTGCACCGGTACCGGCCATCACTCGACCGGTTCGCACTCGCCCGCATGCGCCCGGTGGCCTTCCCCGCGCGCGATGGCCTGCCACTGCGCGGCTACGTCACCGAACCCGCCGGACGCGGCGCGCGACGTGTGCCGCTGGTGCTGCTCGTCCACGGCGGACCGTGGGCCCGCGACCGGCACGACTTCCAGGGCGAGGTGCAGCTGCTCGCCAACCGCGGGTACGCCGTGCTGCAGGTCAACTACCGGGGGTCGACGGGATTCGGCAAGCGATTCGCCCGTGCCGCACGACGCGAGTTCGCGGGACGGATGCACGAGGACCTGCTGGATGGCGTGCGCTGGGCGGTGGACGCCGGCATCGCCGACAGCACGCGAGTCGCGATCATGGGCGGCTCGTACGGCGGCTATGCGGCACTGGTGGGGCTGACGTTCACCCCGCGCACATTCCGCTGCGCGGTGGACTATGCCGGCATGAGCAACCTGGTGACGCTGCTCGAGTCGTTCCCGCCGTCGTGGCAGCCGTTCCTGCCGCGGAACTGGTATCCCTTCGTCGGCGACCCCCGCGACTCCGCCAGCCGCGCCGACCTCATCGCCCGCTCACCGCTCTTCCGGGTCGACGCCGCCGTCGCCCCCCTCCTGATCTTCCAGGGGGCGAATGACCCGCGTGTCACGCCGGAACAGTCGGGCCGCATCGCGGGTGCGCTGCATCGCCGGCGGATCCCCGTGACGTATCTGCTCGCGGCGGCGGAGGGACACGACTTCAGCGAGGCGGAGACGGCGCTGGCGGTGAACCGTGCGGCCGAGCTCTTCCTCGCGCGCTGCCTCGGGGGCCGGGCGCAACCGCGGACCATCCCGTCCATCGCCCGCGCGTTGCGGCGCATGCGCGTCGACCTCGACAGCCTGGTCCGGCACCCCTGA
- a CDS encoding (2Fe-2S)-binding protein — protein sequence MPVTFTVNGASRTVDVPADMPLLWVLRDVLDLKGTKYGCGIAQCGACTVHVNGAPARACQLPVATLQGAKVTTIEGLSADGTHPLQKAWEELDVPQCGYCQAGQIMTAAALLARTPRPTDAQIDAAMGGNLCRCATYTRIREGIHRAAGTATGAATGTGGRS from the coding sequence ATGCCGGTCACGTTCACCGTCAATGGTGCATCGCGCACCGTCGATGTCCCCGCCGACATGCCGCTCCTCTGGGTGCTGCGTGACGTGCTCGATCTCAAGGGCACCAAGTACGGCTGCGGCATCGCGCAATGTGGGGCCTGCACCGTCCACGTGAACGGGGCACCGGCGCGCGCCTGCCAGCTCCCCGTGGCCACGCTGCAGGGGGCGAAGGTCACGACCATCGAGGGGCTCTCCGCCGACGGGACGCACCCGCTGCAGAAGGCGTGGGAGGAACTGGACGTGCCGCAGTGCGGCTACTGCCAGGCGGGGCAGATCATGACGGCCGCTGCGCTGCTCGCCCGGACGCCGCGCCCCACCGATGCGCAGATCGACGCCGCGATGGGAGGCAACCTCTGTCGCTGCGCCACGTACACGCGCATCCGCGAGGGCATTCATCGCGCCGCGGGCACCGCCACCGGTGCCGCCACCGGCACGGGAGGCCGCTCATGA
- a CDS encoding DUF4097 family beta strand repeat protein, with the protein MPRLRRWVWSLAVWSAGVAGALTAQGAPVQRGWRALPSAAIKVHAPTGTLEVEGWDRDSVSLSGVLATGETLFGGGSAAGLKLGAEGRASGGRTRLLVRVPFAARLVVRSGAADVEVRGVSGTIDVGAAAGEVDVSGDAEAVTAESISGAVHVSGRIAHVRARTTRGSLEIAGRIGEAQLESFSGPVSVSGQPLGRVRVETVEGRVTIDGRLAPDGALDVETFGGAVRIELPADQAAALDLRGGADGIGGRIGRPALDLAALAVRTASTAALQRRIGAPGRVMPPVTVRSFRGRIVVESLPR; encoded by the coding sequence ATGCCCCGCCTGCGGCGGTGGGTCTGGTCGCTCGCGGTGTGGAGTGCCGGCGTCGCGGGAGCGCTGACGGCGCAGGGCGCCCCCGTGCAGCGTGGCTGGCGCGCGCTGCCCTCGGCGGCGATCAAGGTGCATGCCCCGACCGGCACGCTGGAGGTGGAAGGATGGGATCGCGATTCGGTTTCGCTCAGCGGCGTACTGGCGACGGGGGAGACACTCTTCGGCGGCGGGAGTGCCGCGGGGCTGAAGCTGGGTGCGGAGGGCCGGGCCAGCGGCGGCCGGACGCGCCTGCTGGTGCGCGTGCCGTTCGCGGCGCGGCTGGTGGTGCGGAGCGGCGCGGCCGATGTGGAGGTGCGCGGCGTGTCGGGAACGATCGACGTAGGGGCGGCGGCCGGTGAGGTGGACGTCTCGGGCGATGCCGAGGCGGTGACGGCGGAGTCGATCAGCGGCGCCGTGCACGTGTCCGGCCGGATCGCGCACGTACGCGCGCGCACCACGCGAGGGAGCCTCGAGATCGCGGGACGCATCGGCGAGGCGCAACTCGAGTCGTTCAGCGGTCCGGTGTCTGTTTCGGGACAGCCGCTGGGGCGTGTGCGCGTGGAGACGGTGGAGGGGCGCGTCACCATCGACGGGCGACTCGCACCGGACGGGGCCCTCGATGTGGAGACCTTCGGTGGTGCCGTCCGCATCGAGTTGCCGGCCGACCAGGCGGCCGCGCTGGACCTGCGTGGTGGCGCCGACGGCATCGGCGGGCGGATCGGCCGGCCCGCGCTGGACCTGGCTGCGCTGGCCGTGCGCACGGCGTCAACCGCCGCGCTGCAGCGCCGGATCGGCGCACCCGGGCGGGTGATGCCGCCGGTGACGGTGCGCTCCTTTCGCGGCCGGATCGTGGTGGAGTCGCTGCCGCGCTGA
- a CDS encoding membrane dipeptidase, which translates to MLRRIATRVLIVLIAALLGTWIVGPGMVDRKMNRVVEAEHVVISDSARRLHGTLTVADLHADELLWGRDLLARTDRGHVDLPRMREGNVALQVFSVVTKTPRNMNYDRNTAETDNVRLLGLVQRWPLAAVTSLRARAIHQADRLHAAIGRSSGALVLLTDQASLAAFTLRRAVKPDVHATLLAIEGLHALDGQLESVDTLFAHGFRMMGLVHFFDNEVAASAHGVSHGGLTPLGRAVIARMEALHITVDLAHAAPQVVDEVLAIATRPVVVSHTGVAATCPGPRNLTDAQLRAIAANGGVVGIGYWDAAVCTLGARSIATAIVHAVDIAGIDHVALGSDFDGATAMPFGTDRLAEITQALLDAQFTLPQVRAVMGGNVMRLLGENLP; encoded by the coding sequence ATGCTGCGCCGGATTGCCACACGTGTCCTGATCGTGCTGATCGCTGCGCTGCTCGGCACCTGGATCGTGGGCCCGGGCATGGTGGACCGGAAGATGAACCGGGTGGTGGAGGCGGAGCACGTGGTGATCAGCGACAGCGCACGCCGGCTGCACGGCACGCTGACGGTGGCCGACCTGCATGCCGACGAACTGCTCTGGGGCCGCGACCTGCTGGCGCGCACCGACCGCGGCCACGTGGACCTGCCGCGCATGCGCGAGGGGAACGTGGCGCTGCAGGTGTTCTCGGTGGTCACCAAGACGCCGCGCAACATGAACTACGACCGCAACACCGCCGAGACCGACAACGTGCGGCTGCTCGGACTCGTGCAGCGCTGGCCGCTGGCGGCGGTGACCAGCCTGCGCGCGCGCGCCATCCACCAGGCCGACCGGCTGCACGCCGCGATCGGCCGGTCCAGCGGCGCGCTGGTGCTGCTCACCGACCAGGCCTCGCTGGCCGCGTTCACCCTGCGGCGCGCCGTGAAGCCGGACGTGCACGCCACCCTGCTCGCGATCGAGGGGCTGCATGCGCTGGATGGGCAGCTCGAGAGCGTGGACACGCTGTTCGCGCACGGCTTCCGCATGATGGGCCTGGTGCACTTCTTCGACAACGAGGTCGCGGCCTCCGCGCACGGCGTCAGTCACGGCGGGCTCACGCCGCTCGGGCGCGCCGTCATCGCGCGCATGGAGGCGTTGCACATCACGGTGGACCTGGCACACGCCGCGCCGCAGGTGGTGGACGAGGTGCTGGCGATCGCGACACGCCCGGTGGTGGTGTCACACACCGGCGTCGCGGCCACCTGTCCCGGCCCCCGCAACCTCACCGATGCCCAGCTCCGCGCCATCGCCGCCAATGGTGGCGTGGTCGGCATCGGGTACTGGGACGCTGCGGTGTGCACCCTCGGCGCGCGCTCGATCGCGACGGCCATCGTGCACGCCGTGGATATCGCCGGCATCGACCACGTCGCACTCGGCTCCGACTTCGACGGCGCCACGGCGATGCCCTTCGGCACCGACCGCCTCGCCGAGATCACGCAGGCGCTGCTGGACGCGCAGTTCACACTGCCGCAGGTGCGCGCGGTGATGGGCGGCAACGTGATGCGCCTGCTGGGGGAGAACCTCCCCTGA